Proteins from a genomic interval of Nematostella vectensis chromosome 12, jaNemVect1.1, whole genome shotgun sequence:
- the LOC125557155 gene encoding histone H3-like, with amino-acid sequence MARTKQTARKSTGGKAPRKQLATKAARKSAPATGGVKKPHRYRPGTVALREIRRYQKSTELLIRKLPFQRLVREIAQDFKTDLRFQSSAVMALQEASEAYLVGLFEDTNLCAIHAKRVTIMPKDIQLARRIRGENKPNSRVV; translated from the exons ATGGCTCGCACTAAGCAAACGGCTCGAAAATCAACTGGAGGCAAGGCTCCAAGAAAGCAGCTTGCGACCAAGGCAGCTCGTAAAAGCGCGCCAGCTACTGGAGGAGTGAAGAAACCTCACCGTTACAGACCTGGCACAGTCGCTCTCCGTGAGATCCGCCGATACCAGAAATCTACCGAGCTGTTGATCAGAAAGCTTCCTTTCCAGCGTCTAGTTCGAGAAATCGCACAAGATTTCAAGACCGATCTGAGATTCCAGAGCTCGGCCGTTATGGCTCTACAAGAAGCTAGTGAGGCCTACCTTGTTGGTTTATTTGAAGACACCAATCTCTGCGCTATTCACGCAAAACGAGTAACGATCATGCCGAAAGATATACAGCTCGCCCGCAGAATCCGAGGAG aaaacaagccTAATTCGCGAGTGGTATGA